AGGGTGATGTCGATGCCCCCATCGAGCAGTACAATGGCGGCCTTGTTCACAGACTGTGGTCCAGCCGCAGCACATTGTACCACCCGAATACCGGGTTCAACCTTCATTCTTCCCGTGTTCCCGGTGTAGGGCTCTTGGACCATGGCGAAGGCCATCCTTTGCTTGTCTGCCTCCAGCAGGAGTTCGCTAGTTGCTAGCTTACTCCGCTGGAGGTTTGCCTGGACACTCTTGTACAACTTTTGTACTGGGCTGCCCTTAGCAGTAAGCCACAGTGGCTCTCGCTAACTCATCCCACCTTTTTCTGACAGGGCAAGCCTCACTGAAAGCAACATGCTGCCCGCCAGTGACCTTGGCCAACCTACAGTTCCTGCAAGTCGGCGGGTCACCTGCAACCCTGGCGGGGCAGTCGGCTCCCAGATGCGGACCCCCGCAGTGACAGCACAGATCGGCAGGCTCCTTACAGAGTCGCCGACCATGCCCATACCCCAGGCAGCGCGTGCACTGGACCAGTGGAGACTGGTCTTCGGCCCGCACCGTCTGGAGATCAATGCGTATACGGCCCGCATCCACGACCCGCCGCCACACCACGGGCGCCGCGCTGAGCACCACGTTGCTGCAGTGAGGATTCCTCACCTTCCTACGGTAGCGCACCGTGAGCCGGTCCTCCCCCTCGCCGAGGCCGTGAAAAACCCCCCGGTTCTGGTTCCGGAACGCCCCCAAAATATCCTCGTCAGAGTTTACATTGAGAACGCCCCTCAGAACCAGAAGCGGGTCCTTGTTTCTCACCTCCTCGACGACGAGGTGAGTTCCGGCCGCCTGCAACCTTTCCTTGAGCCTTGCCCTGTCCTGCTCTGTTTCGCAGCCCAGTACCACCTTCCTGTCCCGTGCTTTCCTTACCTTCCCTATCGTGATCCATCCTTCTTTCGCTTTCACAGCCTTCCTTATTTGCTCCAGGACTTCATCCCCCGTCTCCTCCTCCACAGTCGACGCGACCACTACGGAGTGCAACGTAGGATGCTCCGGAACTCCGGGTCTTGTGTGGTTCCCTCCTGCTGCGGCTACAGTGgcatatgttaatttattattttgcaggagtatattactattttcttttattattaatatattctcTTCTTGCTTCTCCATATTCTCCTgaattttttctaaaaatttttcattttccttTTGCTTATTGATTAGTTCTGtaatttcttgtaattttataccgttttcctttattatttgtttattttctattaagtgttttattatttcgtttCCATTGTCACTGTAGACCTCTTTCTCAGTTTTATTATCCCCACCTTTGTCTTCTCTCCTTCCCTCTGCTAGGACTTCCTCGTATTCCAGAATAATCTGGAATAAGTCCTCCAGGGCTGTTTTTACGTTAGCTTTTATGTCCGACCTTGTATTCCTGGTTTCGTTCAGCAGGCCTATTGCCATGTCCTTAATCGCGTTTGCTCTTCCTAGTTTTGTTTTGGGCACGGTTTGCTGTACCGGTTTTGGTGTAATTACTGTTTTGGTTTGTGCCATAGGTTTGGTTTTTGGTTTCGGAGCTGGTTGTTTAGCGATACCTGAACTACTTGGTGGACTACCGCTTGCGATAATAGCCTCGAGGTTCTCAGCGCTTTTCCTCGCTGGAACCTTCGGCGCATTCGGGGGGGAGTATGGGCAATACATTGTAAAAGTGGGGAagtcaatgttaaaattaaaattaagtttgtataagttttaaacagtaattaaatataacaataaataaaattaaaaattttttgataattcagattaattcttataaataaataagtcacTTACAAGCTACTAAATTCTTTAGTACTGTAGGTACTTGTCGGTTTTCTCTTTTGTTTTAGTctgttaacttttttttttttttttttttttgaaaaggatttttctttttcccttaagttattttttagttcttattattattattattacttttcttttattttcttttacttttatatttataagtgtGTAAATGCACCTATATGTCTATTCTTAATCTAAACAATCACAGTAATATTGTATaagttgtataaaaataatatcttaatgtaaatacttaaaactaattttttctAAGTCAACCTTTATATATCTTAGTTATATTTATCCTTATATTAGGTTACTAAGTCTTTATACCACTTTAGTAGGGTGCCGTCTTgttcctatatatatatgtatgttttaatacaataatgtCACTAATGTCactattaaacaaatttaaataatattcataaattgACAACACAAAACTTTAATCGGCTtccaggctctgtctaccccgcaaggaagcAGCACCGTAAACAACTCCGAGAGAGAGTAGaaggtaaatataaaagttgaTGGATGCCAGTTAACGTCAATACTAGTTGCAGCCCTGTATATGGGGGCTGCAATGTGTAGgtgtgtaataaatactaaaatactacaagcttttatatttctaaTGTAAACACTTAACTAATAGGTACTGCTGCAAGTTATAACAATTCAAATAGGTAAAAAAGCAGTCCTATGTTTTAACTAAATCGTCTAGTTTTGATGTCTATATACttcttgtaattttataactatttttgTAGTATATAAGATTATATGTTGAACAATATTCCGCtcaataaaaagcaaaaagtCAAGTTTAATTTTAGCTTGTTAGAcactgtctaacccgcaacgAGCTCACGCAACAACACAACAATCTCGACCTTGACATTCCAAGGCGAGCCGAGAGAACAATAGGCTCGTGACCTACTTTCCGAGCGGACGACGGCCGCACTCGACCTATTAAGTATTTGTTTGATAGGCACCGGAATGTTGGAGTGAAcagattgtttttatatatattgtcctagcttatatattttttgatataaatagaataacaATAAATGCGTGTGagtaactatatatatgtatatgaatgattttatatatattcaatGTCTATATAATCAATATGGATAGAATTTAACATTTACTAATAAGTTTAAAGGGGGGAAACCAagtaactattatttttcaatatatgtAAGGTTTTATGagcttaattatttatgtgtgtatttatttttagacttAATTGTGTTCTCTTGGAATTACGTGTATTGTTATGTGTATTGTTGTGTGgtttagttaaattttttctaAGATTCGCTGCAGTTTAATATGGGCCGTTCGCGTGTGTGTGGTCTTCCCAGTTGGGTCGATGCGCACCGCGATACGCACCGCGATATGTAATAGCCCGGCACTTCCCCACTCCGACCGCACAGCGCTCGCCACTGCCAACTTATTGATGCGGTCTAGGCCTATTTTCTGCtttgacaattttttaaatatatcagaTATTATACACTCTACCGTTGTTATACTTTGCAATAACCTAGATTTTTTACTGATCTTActatatttgataattttaatatatatttatacgtatttaatttaatgcagGTCGGTTTCTTCCTTAGTTGCAACTTTGCCGACCGCAATATCCGCTGTTTCTACACAATAAGGGAAGATTTGAGGGGTTGTTTATTCCCGTTAATTTAGGGGGGTGTTAATATAAAGattgttaattttgttcaacGCTAACGCTAATAGTTTCCAAAATAATAAGCTTTTCTGTTCTAATTTTTTAAGTTCCTGAAATAGGGGTTTAAACGGGGTTTTGGGGGTTGGAAACAGATtggtacttatttttatgtatgccTTGATATGGTGTAAtagtttaaatttggaaaaagtctcaattaaaaaagtcaatttttgaattttatttacgtaACTTGCGGTTAGCTTTAGGAGCTAAccgcttaaatattttatattataagatttACTTTACCAATCTGTTTGGATTTTTTATATGTGATAGGGGAGCAAACAAGCCCTCAGGGACATatgtttttgacaattaatTCTTAATTCTAGTTTACTATTTACTTCCGCAAAGTTGGAGTTGCCGTTTTTTTTGTAGGAAAATTTGATGCTGCTCGATGGTGGGTTGTCCCAGGAAGATGGTGAGGGCTTCAGTGGACTTGTTTCCAGCCGGGGCGTCGGGTTTCGGTGGGTCGGTCACGTTAGTCCCCGGTGTTCAGCGGCAATCCGGGAAAAACCGCTGATTGGCCAGCCGGTTTTCCTGTCCTGGACGCCTAGCCCGCTTCCGGATTCCGGTGATTTTCGGCAGGCAGCACCCTGGACGGGTCCCTCACCTGTCGGTAATTGCAGCTCTTCACCGCAGTTCACCAATCCGCCGAAAAACGCCTGTTCTCGTATGTTTCGGGAAGACTTCCGATTCTCTTCGCCTTTTCAAGTCCGTAGCCTGGTACCCCGTTCTAGCTGGACACTGGTGAATGTTCAACTGGTTCTTCACCTGTCGACTCTCTCTTGTGTGTTGTTTCACCCTTCTTGATTCACAGTTGTCAAAGTTATTGGTTGGGGAAAAGGCCGTAACGTTGTGAGCGCGAGCGAAAAGTCCCACTGTGTTGGTGTTCGTGGTCTTATAATTTTGGGACTTTGTCAGGACAAAGTCACGGTCACTATTGACACTTCCACAGTGTTAGTCCGAAAATTTTCCGATATAAAACGCAACTTCTGAGCGACGAAAGCCGCGGGGGCGTTTCGcgagtatatttatttacgtataTCTCGTTCGTTTTTGgtccaatttcaaaaattttttcacttttcaCTTGATACTTTCACCGCGaaacttataatatatgtcacttttttattttgcttataattaatatttttaagatttttaagcGCGGAGCAGTTCAATTTCGTGGCGCTCGGTACAGCGGACAGAGCGCAactaggttaggttaggttaggttaggttaggttaggttaggttaggttaggttaggttaggttaggttaggttaggttaggttaggttaggttaggttaggttaggttaggttaggttaggttaggttaggttaggttaggttaggttaggttaggttaggttaggttaggttaggttaggttaggttaggttaggttaggttaggttgggGTGCTACGGTCAGGAAACCTCCACGTTGGCTCAGTACCTTGAAAGCTTTGCTTCTGTTGCTTGATCTTTGATCCGGTGATAGCGGCGGGCTGACAAGACACTGGGCTGGTGCACCCTGGGCGATGGTTAATAACTCCCCGCTATTAGGGGTCTTGTTATCCATCGGCAAATGTCCTGACACATGGACGGGCTGAATAGCCTAACCGGCTTCTGGGCAGACGCTTTTGCGTCCAGGTCCGTCTACCAGTTGCTCCCTCTTGTCTGCCCTCAGACAGTGAGTGGATGTGGCTCGCGCGGCGTCAGGTTTCGGCTCGGCGCCGGGCAACTCGTTACCCCAAATTGATGGGGCCGAGGACGTTTGTCGCGAGGAAGAAaacctcaataaaaaataaccctaATCCCAAGGTCGGGCGTGCCGATGGGATGAATGGCGGGGGGGGAGCCCCGTCCCAAGCGCCCACTGAAGAGGtggagttaaaaaaaaaaaaaaaaaaaaaaaaaaaaaaaaaaaaaaaaaaaaaaaaaaaaaaaaaaaaaaaaaaaaaaaaaaaaaaaaaaaaggaaactcATGAATATGGCGTCTAAGAAAACGATCATACCCCAGGAGGGTACCGACTCCCAAGGAGTCGGAGAATCCCTCCCCACGCCTTCGGGCGTGGGCTGCCCCACCGTATCTGGGGGGGGCACTTACCGCCAGAGGGACGCAAGTCCCTCCCAACTGTCGACACGGTCGACAAGCCGAGGGTCACTGATCCTCGCACCGACATCCGACGAGGACAACGATAGCCTTCCGGAGGTCATCATGACGGAGGATGACAAGAACGACGGGGGCAGTGTTCCCCGTAAACGGAAGGCACTGGAGGGGTCTGCACTAAGATCGCGAGGCCCCAAAATTAACACAGCTACGAGGGGCCGTCACGCTGGTCGGCGCACACAGACATCGCCACCCAAGCCCGCCAGCAGCATCGTTGACGAACAACTTGACGTTGTACGGACGTCTGTTGGAAATGTACTGGAGGAAGCCGGTAAATCCGGCAACCTCAAAGGCACAGTGTGGCGATCCATGAAGGATGCCTGTCAGCACATCTTAGATGCAGctgataaaatagaaatgcaCCAGGAGGAGTCGGCAGCAGTCAGAATTCTGACTGCTGACAACAGAAGGATGCGGGAGCAATTGGCGCAGCTGGAGCAGGAGACGAGGGCTCTTCGGAAGGCCTATGCCGAAAAATCTACCGGGCCGTCCACCTCAGGACCAGTCACAATGGCGGAAATCAAGGACGTCCTTAAAGAGTTTGAGGTGTCCATTGAGAGGAACCTGTTCCTCAAAATAGGAGAAATGGTGACGACCCGGTTGAATGAAGCCGAAAAGAGGGGCATACTCGCCCCAGAACCAATTCTGCGCCCGCCACTGGCGGCTgacagaaaaaaacaaaaagctgGGGATCTAGATGGCAGGGAGGGCAACACAGGGTCAACCCTCATGCCACCTGCAAGACCCGGACCGGTGCCGCAAACCAGGGCCAAGGCCAAGGCCAAAACCAAAGCTCGGCCACGTGAGCCAACGCCAGGCCCCTCCCGAATACCTCCCACTGAGGCGTCCCCGAACCCTGGAGGCACGGAGGTGTGGACAACGGTAGCCAGAAAGAAAAAAGGGAAAAGAAAAGGGAAGGGGAAACCAACCCAAGCCCCCAAAGCGGCAGCAAAACCGCCACCAAGGAAGGCGTTCACCCCACCGAAGTCAGCAGCGGTGGTGGTGACCCTGAAGCCGGAGTCCGATATGGACTATAAATCGATAATGGCCAAGGTCACCACCATCAAACTACCGTCCATTGGGGTGGACCATGTTTCGGTGCGCAGGAGTGCTACGGGGGCTCGGATAATAGAGGTTCCTGGAGCAGACAGCGGGGCCGCAGCGGACGCTCTTGCTGAGAAGGTCCGGGAATTGATAGGCAACGAAGCGGAGATATCTCGGCCGTATAAAACGGCACAAGTCAAGGTCTCCGGCTTCGATGAGGCAGTGACTCTGGAGGCCCTCAGAGAAGCTGCAGGTGCAGCTGGGAAATGCCCACCGGGGCAAATTAAGGTTGGCGCTATCCGTATGGCGCCAGACCAGACTGGGGCAGCCATTTTAACCTGCCCTGTGGCGGCTGCCAACTCTCTCATAGAGCTCGGACGCCTCCTGGTCGGATGGTCGGCCGCCAAAGTCAAAGGGCTTGAAGCCCTGCCCATGCGATGCTTCCGCTGCATGGGCATGGGCCACACTAGGGCCCTCTGTCCATCCCCGGTGGACAGATCATCGATGTGCCACCGCTGCGGCAAAACGGGCCACACCACTGGTGAATGCCAGGTCAAAGAGCCATGGTGTGCAGTGTGCCATGCCGCTAAACTGCCGCCAGGACATGTCATGGGGGGGAAAGCCTGCAACCCCCCTCGCATAAGAGGCAAATCGGCCCTGGCAACGACCGAGGCCTCGGAGGGCCGCGCCATGGAGCACTGATGCCGGTACGGCCTGCTCCCCGCCTTGAGGTGCTGCAGGCCAATGCCAACCACTGCGCTCGTGCTCAAGACCTCTTGGTCCAGCACTTGGCGGAGTGGGGCATTGACGCTGCCGTCATATCGGAACCCTATTGCGTCCCCTCCCTCCCTAATTGGGCTGGAGACACAGAAGGGCTGGTGTCGGTGACCATCCCACAAACTGGCAATCGCCCACCTCTCTCGAAGATTGAGAACGGCAGGGGGTACGTAGCGGTGAAATGGGGAAATATTGTAATTGTCGCAGCATATTTCTCCCCCAATGAACCGCTGCGTGCCTTTGAGCGCCTCCTCGAGAGAGTGGGGCAAGTGGTCGAGGGTGCGGCGCCGACACCGATCATGCTAATGGGAGACCTTAACGCCAAACACTCTGCGTGGGGTTCTCCCATAACCAGCCCAAGAGGGGTAACACTCTATGATTGGGCGGTGGGAATGGGGCTTGAAGTCCTAAACCGGGGCAACACTTCCACATGCGTGCGGCGAAATGGTGCCTCGATAGTGGACGTGACGCTCGCGACCTCGAGTATTGCTGCACGCATTGAGGACTGGCGCGTCCTGGAGGACGTGGAGACCCTCTCCGACCACCGCTACATACGGATGTCGGTCTCCAATACGCCCCATTCCCAACAGCCCACTCGAGGCAGAGGGAGACGCCAGGGGTTCCCCAGGTGGAATATGGCTAGCCTCAACAGGGACCTGGCTGAAGAGGCTGCCATGGTAATAGAGTGGAGAGAACCCATACCAAGCCGCTCCCTTGGTGTGGAGGAAAGGGCACGTGGCTTTCGCGCGTCGCTCACTGAGGTGTGCGACGCATCCATGAGGAGGTCTGGTCCGCCGCCTGCTAAAAGGCAGGTACACTGGTGGTCTGAGGACATCGCTGCACTCAGATCTATCAGCAACCGTGCCCGCAGGGAGTACACCAGATGCAGGCGGCGGCGCAACCGCGAATACGGGGAGGAGGCCCGACTCTATTCTGCCCTCCAGGAGGCCAAAAAGGCCCTGTCGGTAGCAATTGCCAAAGCGAAAGACGACGCCCACGAAGCGTTTCTGGCCACGCTAGACAGGGACCCATGGGGGAGGCCATATAGGGTAGTTCGCAACAAAATGCGCCACGCCCCCCCCACGGCCTCCTTGGAACCGGACCTCCtcaataaaattgttgaaGGCCTTTTCCCATCGGCCCAAGAATTTGCTCCTCCGAGTATGCAGGTCCCCGAGCGGGAGTCCACCACGGCCCCAGTGCCACCGGTGACGGATGATGAGTTCGACCGGGGTATGACACGTCTGACAGCCTGCAAAAAGGCACCAGGCCCGGACGGCGTCCCCGGTCTGATTCTACCGGTGGTCGCAAAACACCTCGGGAGCCGCCTCAGACAATTATTCGACGACTGTCTGTCGTCTGGGCGGTTTCCCAGGCCGTGGAAAGAGGGAAGACTCTGCTTGCTCAGAAAGGAGAGCCGACCCGAGGACTCCCCTTCGGGATGGAGGCCCCTACTGATGCTGGATGAGACTGGTAAGCTGCTGGAACGAATTGTCGCCTCCAGAATTATCCAGCATCTGGAAAATGTCGGACCAAACGTGTCGGACCGCCAATTTGGTTTTAGAAAAGGGCGGTCGACCGTTGATGCGATAGGGGCCCTCCGCGAATTCTCGGAGGACGCAATAAAAAGGAAGGGAGGAGCCGTGGGTGTCTCGTTAGACATCGCAAACGCCTTCGGCTCCCTCCCATATGAGGTAATAAAGGAGGCACTCCGATACCACGGAGTGCCTCTCTATCTGAGAAACCTCGTAGGGCACTACCTCTCTGAGAGGGTGGTGCTCTACGAGGACAGAGAAGGGAGGAAAGCCAGGGCGATGACCTGCGGTGTTCCTCAGGGGTCAGTGCTAGGACCCCTGCTTTGGAACATCGGCTTTGACTGGGCCATCCGCGGGAGCCTACTCCCCCGGATGACCGTCATCTGCTATGCGGATGACACGATGGTGGCCATCTGGGGTGAGAAGCTGGAGAGCACCCTCAGGACAGCTGCAGTCGCAGCAGACCTGATGGTCACCCGCGTCAGGCTGCTGGGGCTCAGGGTGGCCCTCAGCAAGTGCGAGGTCATCGTCTTTGGCAAAAGGGGCTGGAAACCGCCTGAGGGAGCGTCCATTCCAATAGGTGGGGAAAGGGTCCAGGTGAAGCCGTACATTAAGTACTTGGGCATAACCATGGACCCACGCTGGGACTTCCGGGAGCACTTTAAACAACTAGCACCCCGGATAGTCGGCGCAGCATCGGCCATGGGCCGGCTGCTGCCCAATGTCGGAGGGCCTAGCGCCCGGTGCCGGAAACTATATGCGGGCGTAGCCCGGAGCATGGCACTATATGGGGCGCCAATCTGGGCAGATAAGCTCTCCAGAGCCAACGTGGCCCAGCTGCGAAGGCCACAAAGAGTGGTGGCCAACCGCATAGCTCGGGCCTACGTAACGGTGGCTTGGGCGGCGGCATGCGTATTGGCCGGCACCCCACCATGGGACATGGACGCAAAAATTCAGGCGGAGGTTTATTGGGAGCGGGCGAGAAGACGAGCTCTCGGGGAAAGGCCCGCCCCAAGAGAAGTGAGAGGGGCCCGTCAGTTGGCCGTAGACAGGTTGAAAGAGCGGTGGCGAGATGAGCTAGAAAACTCCCAGTATGGTATACGTACCATCGGGGCGCTCCTCCCATCGCTCGAAGATTGGATGGATAGAAAGTACGGCCAACTGACGTACAGAATGACGCAGGTGATGACCGGACACGGGTGCTTCGGTCATTACCTGCATACAATAGGCAGAGAGCCAAGCCCGGTCTGCCACGAGTGTGGGGAGCCGGACGACACGGCTCAACACACCCTGGCAGAATGTGAGAGGTGGGCCACAGAAAGGGTGGCCCTAGCAGTGGCCCTGGGCGACCGCGATCTCTCGCTGCACTGCATCGTCAGTAAGATGCTGGGCAGCGAGAGATGCTGGGACGCGATGTCCTGCTTCTGCGAGACGGTAATGTCGCAGAAGGAGACCGCTGAGAGGGAGCGTGAAGCGAGAGCTGAAGCGCTCCCATGCCGGCGAGGACGAAGAGGCAGACGGCGGGCGCAATACGCCCGCCGTTTACCCTAATCGCGCCGTAAGGCGAAACCGGGGGGCGTCGTGGTAGAATGCTTGCGATCCCACGGCGCCCCCAACAACGGCTGGTGCGGAAACGCCGTAGgaggttttagtgggtagtcTGGGCCGATTAGCGACCCGGGAGTCCCACACTCCAGGGGAGATCCCCTTCCCCTGGGTCGCCTGTAAATGGGTTTCCTCCTacgagaacaaaaaaaaaaaaaaaaaaaaaaaaaggttaggttaggttaggttaggttaggttaggttaggttaggttaggttaggttaggttaggttaggttaggttaggttaggttaggttaggttaggttaggttaggttaggttaggttaggttaggttaggttaggttaggttaggttaggttaggttaggtttttttttttttttttttttttttttttttttcctctgGGTGTTACACCACACCCAGAGGGAGTTTATTGCCATTTTCTCTCCGCATGGGTGACAGAGACATTTTCATACATGATTGTTTACACATTCTATGATAACTATACGTTACATTATACTGTAATTGTCTGCTTCTTGtttcattacttttaataatttaatatttatacagtaTTATGTTAACCATTTCTAACATTATTCttaattctatattat
The DNA window shown above is from Amyelois transitella isolate CPQ chromosome 30, ilAmyTran1.1, whole genome shotgun sequence and carries:
- the LOC132903788 gene encoding uncharacterized protein LOC132903788, coding for MASKKTIIPQEGTDSQGVGESLPTPSGVGCPTVSGGGTYRQRDASPSQLSTRSTSRGSLILAPTSDEDNDSLPEVIMTEDDKNDGGSVPRKRKALEGSALRSRGPKINTATRGRHAGRRTQTSPPKPASSIVDEQLDVVRTSVGNVLEEAGKSGNLKGTVWRSMKDACQHILDAADKIEMHQEESAAVRILTADNRRMREQLAQLEQETRALRKAYAEKSTGPSTSGPVTMAEIKDVLKEFEVSIERNLFLKIGEMVTTRLNEAEKRGILAPEPILRPPLAADRKKQKAGDLDGREGNTGSTLMPPARPGPVPQTRAKAKAKTKARPREPTPGPSRIPPTEASPNPGGTEVWTTVARKKKGKRKGKGKPTQAPKAAAKPPPRKAFTPPKSAAVVVTLKPESDMDYKSIMAKVTTIKLPSIGVDHVSVRRSATGARIIEVPGADSGAAADALAEKVRELIGNEAEISRPYKTAQVKVSGFDEAVTLEALREAAGAAGKCPPGQIKVGAIRMAPDQTGAAILTCPVAAANSLIELGRLLVGWSAAKVKGLEALPMRCFRCMGMGHTRALCPSPVDRSSMCHRCGKTGHTTGECQVKEPWCAVCHAAKLPPGHVMGGKACNPPRIRGKSALATTEASEGRAMEH